CACCCGAGCCACTAACTTCCTCATAGCTTACTCCAGTTCTTTCCCAGATTTGTTTCTCCCTTGCATGTGTGCCCGAATCGTCCCCACGCGATGCAAATTTAACCTCATCAGGATTGTTTTGACCTTCTTCCATTATTTTGCTAAAGGCTTCTGTAGCGTTAAGACCTCTTATTCCAGCCGGGTCATTTTCAGGTCCCACAATCCAGAAATAATTATATGCTATTTCTGTACGATTTGTGCCGAATCCACTTTCAATAAATTCCTCTTCTCGATTTTTATCATGAGTAAGAAGAACGTCAGCATCTCCTCTTTCACCATACTTTAAGGCTATACCTGTACCCCCAGATATAACAGACACATCTACTCCGGGATATTTATCTTCAAATGCCGTTTCTATCTCTTCTAAAAGCCCGGTGTCCTCTAAACTGGTCGTGGTAGAAACGATTAATCGTGTTGTCTCCGGTTGTGTAGACGTATTATATGCATATATGCCGGCGCCCACAATCAATATAGCCAGTATGCCGATAATAAGAAAGACTCTGCGATTCATTCTATTCCCCCAATTAATTAAAATATTCTATCAAAATTTAGTACGATTTGTTCACTCAACTATATCAATTATAACTTTCAGCTAATTCTAGTAACGCATTACTACAAAAATTATTATGTGATGTGAAAAAATTATTATGTGGTTATGAAAAATAGGATTATTCTTAAAGAACAAATTAAAATTTTGAGAATTGTTAATGAAAATACAATTAACTCTTTATTTTTATATTTCATAAGAGAAGAACCGAGTGCTTTAGCATTAACTCAGACGGACTGGAGATATTTATTAAACAGGCTCGATGAATAACAAATTGCAAAATAGAAATTATGTTTATAAAAATTTAATATTTTAGTGCGGGAGAAGGGATTCGAACCCCTGAACGCCTGCGCGAAACGATCTTGAGTCGTTCA
The Methanosarcina thermophila TM-1 genome window above contains:
- a CDS encoding substrate-binding domain-containing protein; this encodes MNRRVFLIIGILAILIVGAGIYAYNTSTQPETTRLIVSTTTSLEDTGLLEEIETAFEDKYPGVDVSVISGGTGIALKYGERGDADVLLTHDKNREEEFIESGFGTNRTEIAYNYFWIVGPENDPAGIRGLNATEAFSKIMEEGQNNPDEVKFASRGDDSGTHAREKQIWERTGVSYEEVSGSGAWYIESGRGMGETLLLASEQNAYTLTDSGTFLAYTNEGRIRIVPLVTTGDELLNVYAAMPVNPERHPNVNYEGAQNFVNFLVSPDGQEIIQNFGREEYGQPLFIPISQGLPS